A single genomic interval of Mucilaginibacter robiniae harbors:
- a CDS encoding cytochrome B gives MNSYSILKYLHSGFRFVVLVLILVAIIQAISGWMGKKAYTQGNRKLNLFAMISAHVQLLIGLALYFVSPFVQFNHAAMQEPSTRYWTAEHITMMIVAIILITIGHSKSKKAVLPEAKHRAIAIFYILAVVIVVAAIAMSHRPFFGITG, from the coding sequence ATGAATTCATACAGCATTCTTAAATACTTGCATTCGGGTTTCAGATTTGTAGTATTGGTATTAATTTTAGTAGCTATTATCCAAGCTATATCAGGCTGGATGGGCAAAAAAGCTTATACCCAAGGCAACCGCAAGCTAAACCTATTCGCCATGATTTCGGCCCATGTGCAGTTGTTGATTGGTTTGGCGTTATATTTTGTGAGCCCATTTGTGCAGTTTAACCATGCTGCTATGCAAGAACCCAGCACCCGTTACTGGACTGCCGAACATATTACCATGATGATTGTAGCGATCATCCTGATTACCATTGGTCACAGCAAATCTAAGAAAGCCGTACTGCCCGAAGCAAAGCATCGTGCTATTGCCATTTTCTATATTTTAGCCGTTGTAATAGTGGTTGCAGCTATTGCCATGAGCCACCGTCCATTTTTCGGTATTACGGGTTAA
- a CDS encoding amidohydrolase family protein: MKKLLLACFALAVTHFSHAQETFPVNGAWDVRPGQYAFTNATIVVSPEQTITNGTLLVKDRVIEAVGSGVNVRKGYVTVDLKGKYIYPGLIDAFTTYGMPEAPRQAMTPMAFGGRSSNPVSTKPGAYGWNEAIRADVNAKNLFHVNSVRAEEYKRNGFGTVQTLVQDGIVRGVSAVVSLGNERDNEVMLNDQAAANYSFNKGTAATNYPSSLMGTIALIRQTYYDAQWYKTQKSEYNISLAEFNRTQTLPQIFEVSDMQSLLRADKIAKEFGKQYIMKTNGKEYQNIAAVKATGSSLIVPLDFPAPYDVEDPLDARSVSYEQLKDWELAPTNPAALEKAGVRFAITSFGLANTRDFWINLRSAITNGLTEKQALTALTTTPAEMLGVADRVGTLTKGKMANFIITSNGLFKPDNIIFENWVEGRPFVVTKMDVADLRGTYAFNSSVLSGATLAISGTTAVYSVNVGRSGADSVRATGTITRNGDLVSIYFTSRNQPSGVIRLSGYVSGSSPASLSGTGTAPDGSVFNWTATYSGPAPAANAGGRGGFGGMGNGMAGTNGQRPASPVGPVVYPFAAYGFTEVPKAQTVLFKNATVWTNEKDGILKNTDVLIENGKIKAVGKNLSAGNARVIDATGKHISPGIIDEHSHIAATGGINEGTQAVTSEVRIGDVLDATDVELYRQLAGGVTISHILHGSANPVGGQTYIIKHRWGVTPEQMKFEGAPQFIKFALGENVKQSNSPQQFGNPNTRFPQTRMGVEEVYVDAFTRAKEYKAARAVKNNNVRRDLELEALAEILDDTRHITCHSYVQSEINMLMHVADSLGFKINTFTHILEGYKVADKMKAHGIAASTFSDWWAYKMEVQDAIPYNANIMTEVGIPVAINSDDAEMARRLNQEAGKSVTYGKMSEEEALKMVTLNPAKMLHIDNRVGSIKPGKDADVVLWSADPLSIYAVCEKTFVDGVPYWEYDKDAQRQKEMKAEEGRIIQKMIQAKNAGAVTQRGAMPRRRQLYTCDDIEDAAYVVADAYNNMQQLDRNGNMVQVQQAGQDKK; encoded by the coding sequence ATGAAAAAACTTTTACTTGCTTGTTTTGCCCTTGCTGTAACCCATTTTAGCCATGCACAGGAAACTTTTCCGGTAAATGGCGCTTGGGATGTGCGTCCGGGGCAGTATGCTTTCACCAATGCGACCATTGTGGTGAGTCCGGAGCAAACCATTACCAATGGTACGCTGCTGGTTAAAGATCGCGTAATTGAAGCCGTCGGTTCAGGCGTTAACGTGCGCAAAGGTTACGTAACGGTTGATTTGAAAGGGAAATACATTTACCCCGGCTTAATTGATGCCTTTACTACCTATGGTATGCCCGAAGCTCCGCGCCAAGCCATGACGCCTATGGCTTTCGGTGGTCGTTCATCTAACCCGGTATCTACCAAGCCTGGCGCTTATGGCTGGAACGAAGCCATCCGTGCCGATGTAAATGCTAAAAACTTGTTCCACGTTAACAGCGTTCGGGCCGAAGAGTATAAAAGAAACGGTTTCGGTACGGTGCAAACTCTGGTGCAGGATGGTATTGTGCGCGGTGTTTCGGCTGTAGTAAGTTTAGGTAACGAGCGTGATAACGAAGTTATGCTGAACGATCAGGCTGCAGCTAACTATTCTTTCAACAAAGGTACAGCAGCTACCAATTACCCTTCATCACTGATGGGTACCATAGCCCTGATACGCCAAACCTATTATGATGCGCAGTGGTACAAAACCCAGAAAAGCGAGTACAATATATCATTAGCCGAGTTTAACCGAACACAAACCCTGCCGCAAATTTTTGAAGTAAGCGACATGCAAAGCCTTTTGCGTGCTGATAAAATAGCCAAAGAGTTCGGCAAGCAGTACATCATGAAAACCAATGGTAAGGAATACCAGAACATTGCCGCCGTAAAAGCTACCGGCAGCAGCCTGATTGTACCGCTTGATTTTCCGGCTCCGTATGATGTAGAAGACCCATTGGATGCCCGCAGTGTAAGCTATGAACAACTGAAAGACTGGGAACTGGCACCCACTAACCCGGCAGCTTTAGAAAAAGCAGGTGTACGCTTTGCCATTACCTCTTTCGGTTTAGCTAATACCCGCGATTTCTGGATTAACCTGCGTAGTGCCATAACTAACGGCCTTACCGAAAAGCAAGCCTTAACGGCTTTAACCACCACACCTGCCGAAATGCTAGGCGTGGCTGATCGGGTAGGTACACTGACCAAAGGTAAAATGGCCAATTTTATCATTACCTCAAACGGTTTGTTTAAACCTGATAATATCATTTTTGAGAACTGGGTAGAAGGCCGGCCATTTGTGGTGACCAAAATGGACGTAGCTGACCTGCGCGGAACATACGCCTTTAACAGCAGTGTGTTAAGCGGTGCTACCTTGGCCATCAGTGGTACTACGGCTGTTTACTCGGTTAATGTAGGCCGTAGTGGTGCAGATAGTGTACGTGCTACCGGTACCATTACCCGCAATGGCGATTTGGTAAGTATTTACTTTACCTCACGCAACCAGCCTTCAGGCGTAATTCGTTTGAGTGGTTATGTTTCAGGTAGCTCACCTGCATCCCTAAGCGGTACAGGTACAGCGCCTGATGGCAGTGTATTTAACTGGACGGCTACCTACAGCGGACCAGCTCCGGCTGCTAATGCAGGTGGTCGTGGTGGTTTTGGAGGTATGGGCAATGGTATGGCTGGTACTAACGGCCAACGCCCGGCAAGCCCGGTTGGTCCGGTAGTGTACCCGTTTGCGGCTTATGGTTTTACCGAAGTGCCTAAAGCGCAAACCGTATTATTTAAAAACGCTACCGTTTGGACGAACGAGAAAGATGGCATCCTGAAAAATACGGATGTGCTGATTGAAAACGGTAAAATTAAAGCCGTAGGTAAAAACCTGTCGGCTGGCAATGCGCGTGTAATTGACGCCACCGGCAAACATATTTCGCCGGGAATTATTGACGAGCACTCGCACATTGCAGCTACTGGCGGCATTAACGAAGGTACTCAAGCCGTAACCTCAGAGGTGCGCATTGGCGATGTACTGGATGCTACTGATGTTGAATTATACCGGCAATTGGCTGGCGGAGTTACTATTTCGCATATTCTGCATGGTTCGGCTAATCCGGTGGGTGGCCAAACCTACATTATTAAACACCGTTGGGGCGTAACACCTGAGCAAATGAAGTTTGAAGGTGCGCCGCAATTTATCAAGTTTGCTTTAGGGGAAAACGTAAAACAAAGCAACTCGCCGCAGCAATTCGGCAATCCAAACACGCGTTTCCCGCAAACCCGTATGGGCGTTGAGGAAGTTTATGTTGATGCCTTTACCCGTGCTAAAGAATACAAAGCAGCTCGTGCGGTTAAAAACAACAACGTACGCCGTGATCTGGAACTGGAAGCGCTAGCCGAAATTCTAGATGATACCCGCCATATTACCTGCCACTCTTACGTACAATCAGAAATCAATATGCTGATGCACGTGGCCGATAGCCTGGGTTTCAAAATCAACACCTTTACCCACATTCTGGAAGGGTACAAAGTGGCTGATAAAATGAAAGCGCATGGTATTGCCGCTTCTACTTTCTCAGACTGGTGGGCTTACAAAATGGAAGTGCAAGATGCTATTCCATACAATGCCAACATCATGACCGAAGTAGGTATTCCGGTAGCTATCAACTCGGATGATGCCGAGATGGCCCGCCGCCTGAACCAGGAAGCTGGTAAATCAGTAACTTATGGTAAAATGAGCGAAGAGGAAGCCTTAAAAATGGTAACCTTGAACCCGGCCAAAATGCTGCACATTGACAATCGCGTAGGCAGTATCAAACCGGGTAAAGATGCCGACGTGGTACTATGGTCAGCAGATCCGCTTTCTATTTACGCCGTATGCGAAAAAACCTTTGTGGATGGCGTACCTTACTGGGAGTATGATAAAGATGCCCAACGTCAGAAAGAAATGAAAGCGGAAGAAGGCCGCATCATCCAAAAAATGATTCAGGCTAAAAATGCGGGTGCGGTTACGCAACGTGGTGCAATGCCACGTCGTCGCCAGTTGTACACCTGCGATGATATTGAAGATGCCGCTTATGTAGTTGCCGATGCTTACAACAACATGCAGCAGCTGGATAGAAACGGCAACATGGTTCAGGTTCAGCAGGCAGGTCAAGATAAAAAGTAA
- a CDS encoding anthranilate synthase component I family protein produces the protein MHTYKLVTTYKKLLADTTTPVSIYLRLRDVFPNSLLLESSDYHSRDNSLSFICCEPISGLLLNKGTLTRYYPDGSKETDQPGTFSLINCIDEFLKRFATDTLPLKIPTNGLFGYFTHEAVEHFETIRLKQVAEDIRQIPEMQYHIYRYIIAIDHFKNELYIFHNQVEGDTEVKGTEKIEYLIQNKDFPEYHFQSQGNEQSNLTDEGFIALVEKVKQHVYRGDVFQIVPSRAFSRSFLGDEFNVYRALRSINPSPYLFYFDYGSFRIFGSSPEAQITIKNRIASIYPIAGTFRRSGDDEKDAEAARALENDPKESAEHVMLVDLARNDLSRHCEQVAVKSFKQVQYYSHLIHLVSHVSGKLRPDVSSFKIVADTFPAGTLSGAPKYRAMEIIDENENIKRSFYSGAIGYLGFNGDFNHAIMIRSFLSKNNVLHYQAGAGIVADSIPESELQEVNNKIAALRKAMEMAEEI, from the coding sequence ATGCACACCTACAAACTGGTTACAACGTATAAAAAGCTACTGGCCGATACCACCACGCCAGTAAGTATTTACCTGCGTTTGCGTGATGTTTTCCCCAACTCGCTGCTGCTGGAAAGTTCGGACTACCATAGCCGTGATAACAGCCTGAGTTTTATCTGCTGCGAACCTATCAGTGGCTTGCTGCTGAATAAGGGAACACTGACCCGCTACTACCCCGATGGCAGCAAGGAAACCGACCAGCCCGGCACGTTTAGCCTGATTAATTGCATAGATGAATTTTTAAAACGCTTTGCTACTGATACGCTGCCGCTTAAAATTCCAACCAACGGTTTATTCGGCTACTTTACCCATGAAGCGGTGGAGCATTTTGAAACGATCCGCTTAAAACAGGTAGCTGAAGATATACGGCAGATACCCGAAATGCAGTATCATATTTACCGCTACATCATAGCGATTGACCACTTCAAGAACGAACTGTATATTTTCCATAACCAGGTTGAAGGTGATACTGAAGTGAAAGGCACTGAAAAAATTGAGTACCTGATTCAGAACAAAGATTTTCCGGAGTACCATTTTCAAAGCCAGGGTAATGAGCAATCCAACCTGACTGATGAAGGTTTTATAGCCCTGGTGGAAAAGGTAAAACAGCATGTGTACCGGGGTGATGTATTCCAGATTGTGCCTTCCAGAGCCTTTTCGCGCAGCTTTTTAGGTGATGAATTTAATGTATATCGGGCACTACGCTCCATTAACCCATCGCCCTATTTGTTTTATTTTGATTATGGCAGTTTCCGCATTTTCGGCTCCTCGCCCGAAGCGCAGATTACCATCAAAAACCGCATAGCCAGCATTTACCCGATTGCCGGCACATTCAGGCGCAGCGGTGATGATGAAAAAGATGCCGAGGCAGCACGCGCATTGGAAAACGACCCGAAAGAATCGGCCGAACACGTAATGCTGGTTGATTTGGCCCGTAATGACCTGAGCCGCCATTGCGAGCAGGTAGCGGTAAAATCATTCAAGCAGGTACAGTACTACTCGCATTTAATCCATTTGGTATCGCATGTAAGCGGTAAGCTAAGGCCCGATGTATCTTCATTTAAAATTGTAGCTGATACTTTCCCGGCTGGTACATTAAGTGGCGCCCCCAAGTACCGGGCTATGGAAATTATTGACGAGAACGAGAACATCAAGCGCAGCTTTTACAGCGGTGCTATTGGCTACCTGGGCTTTAACGGCGATTTTAACCATGCCATCATGATTCGTTCGTTTTTAAGTAAAAACAACGTATTACATTACCAGGCTGGCGCAGGTATTGTGGCTGATTCGATACCTGAAAGCGAGTTGCAGGAAGTAAACAACAAGATTGCTGCGTTGCGTAAGGCTATGGAAATGGCAGAAGAAATATAA
- a CDS encoding anthranilate synthase component II, with translation MESLGNHNSMESTPAQKQEGKILIIDNYDSFTYNLVHLVNELGLTCEVWRNDQFKLEDVAQFDKIILSPGPGIPSEAGLLLDVIKTYAPTKSIFGVCLGQQAIAEAFGGQLYNLSRPMHGIATPVKVTDSAEPLFNGLPEQIKVGRYHSWVVAENGLPEELTITAIDEADNSIMALRHKTLDVRGVQFHPESVLTEYGKEMLHNWLTARSDNSEMPSAN, from the coding sequence ATGGAAAGTTTGGGAAATCATAACAGCATGGAAAGTACACCAGCCCAAAAGCAGGAAGGTAAAATTTTAATTATTGATAATTACGATTCGTTCACGTACAACCTGGTACACCTGGTGAATGAGTTGGGCTTAACCTGCGAAGTTTGGCGAAACGATCAGTTCAAACTGGAAGATGTAGCACAGTTTGATAAAATTATTCTATCGCCAGGACCGGGCATACCTTCTGAAGCAGGTTTGCTGCTGGATGTTATTAAAACCTATGCACCTACCAAAAGTATATTTGGTGTTTGCTTGGGTCAGCAGGCCATTGCCGAAGCTTTTGGCGGGCAACTATACAACTTAAGCCGACCGATGCATGGCATTGCTACGCCGGTAAAAGTAACCGACAGCGCAGAACCGTTGTTTAACGGCTTGCCTGAACAGATTAAAGTAGGCCGTTATCATTCGTGGGTAGTAGCCGAAAATGGTTTGCCGGAAGAACTAACTATTACTGCTATTGATGAAGCGGATAACTCCATTATGGCTTTGCGGCACAAAACGCTAGATGTGCGCGGTGTACAATTTCACCCTGAATCAGTATTAACTGAGTACGGCAAAGAAATGCTACACAACTGGCTGACTGCCCGATCTGACAATAGTGAAATGCCATCAGCAAACTAA